TATATTCTTCACCTATATCAAAACCATAATTACGAAGTTTTTCTATAAGTAAGTCAAATTTTTCATTAGCTTCATTATTATCTAGTATGGCTGAACCTATTAGAATGTAGCTTCCTTTTTGTATAATCCAAGAATAGAAATCTGTTATATCTTTATCAAAAATTGATGTATAATAAGGCATCTCATTATTTGTTTTATACCATTTTTGTATAGATATGTATGTGTTTGGTATAGTACAATCTGTAAATGCCTGTCTTCTGACTTTTGAAGTTGCTCCATCTGCTCCCACTAATATTTTTGTTTTAAGAACAAATTCTTTATTGCCCTCCCTGTATTTTACTTCTATGTAGTCCTTTTGTTTTTTATGTGAAGTGAATAAGCAGTTGAACTTAATCTCAACTGTAGAAGGTATTAAAGATACCAACCATCTATCAAACTTCTCCCTATCAACATTGATATAATGTCTTTGATAATGTTTCTCCATTCCATTGTCAAAATCAACTGATTTTACGCTAAACATCTGTGGTCCAGTCAATACATCTTTGGGAATACCTAATCCAAGATGCGCTAACATTTTCTGTGCATCGGGAGCAATTAAACCTCCGCAGCATTTTTCTCTCTTATATTCTATATCTTCATTAAGGTTTCTTTTATCAATTAATAAAATCTTATATCTATTATCTAACATTCTAGCTAGAGTTGCACCAGCCGGTCCAGCTCCTACTATGACTATATCATACATCTATTTGCTCCTTTGCTACTATTTAGAGTCCATTAATATTCATACTTATTATACTTTTCTTATATACCCATGTCAATATAGCTAAGGAGCATGGTTTTACATTCATATTTTTAAAATAACGTAGCTGTACCATTTTTTATTGCATTCTTTTCTCCAGCCCTCATCATCAGATAAGAAACTATCATCAAGATTACTCCAATTAATATACATATAACATATTCTTGCAATAAGTTACTTATACCAGTATTATACATAAGTGATTTTCTTAAAACTATAATTACATATGTCAATGGAAATAAATATCCAATAGCTTTTGCCC
The window above is part of the Vallitalea guaymasensis genome. Proteins encoded here:
- a CDS encoding FAD-binding protein, with amino-acid sequence MYDIVIVGAGPAGATLARMLDNRYKILLIDKRNLNEDIEYKREKCCGGLIAPDAQKMLAHLGLGIPKDVLTGPQMFSVKSVDFDNGMEKHYQRHYINVDREKFDRWLVSLIPSTVEIKFNCLFTSHKKQKDYIEVKYREGNKEFVLKTKILVGADGATSKVRRQAFTDCTIPNTYISIQKWYKTNNEMPYYTSIFDKDITDFYSWIIQKGSYILIGSAILDNNEANEKFDLLIEKLRNYGFDIGEEYKKTGTLIMRTRKLKQINLIRDNVVLIGEAAGFISPSSAEGISYALKSGTMLAHSINNYDLKFARNYTKQIKKIKLNIIIKNLKAFIMYNKFLRKVIMKSRVLSMDIKDINQKDK